A region from the Alphaproteobacteria bacterium genome encodes:
- a CDS encoding carboxypeptidase M32 translates to MVKAYLTLEKVFKKIDDIQGARSVLQWDSAVMMPPGSSEVRGDQLATLQKLEHAILSDPDIGGLLDEAENHKAKLNPWQKANLCEMKRSWKHITIVDSKLIEALVKAGTTCEHAWREARKNNDFETYRPLQQKVLDLVREVAKVKGAAFGCSPYEALIDQYDPGMKEKTLSGIFESLEAFLPEFVQSVLEHQSKNHKVTAFKEKVSVEKQKALAEFLLDKLGFDRQHGRFDTSTHPFCGGVPGDVRITSRYDEENPLSSMYGVIHENGHALYESGLPCEWRSQPVGKARGMGVHESQSLLWEMQIGMSHPFMEFAVPHMKQIYGSTSRALSASNIYRTVTKVEPSLIRVDADEVTYPGHILLRYHLEQYMIKGDLNIDELPDAWEQGMLKYLNIKVPDNKDGCMQDIHWTDGTFGYFPSYTIGAILAAQIFQTVEQAIPDLSEQTRQGEFSSLRKWLQEHLHGLGSRYTTNTLIEKVTGKPLDIECYKNHLRKRYLA, encoded by the coding sequence AGTTTTTAAGAAAATTGATGATATACAGGGTGCAAGATCCGTACTGCAATGGGATTCTGCCGTCATGATGCCGCCAGGAAGTTCTGAAGTTAGAGGTGATCAATTAGCGACACTTCAAAAATTAGAACATGCGATTTTAAGTGATCCCGATATTGGTGGTTTATTGGATGAAGCGGAAAACCATAAAGCAAAATTAAATCCCTGGCAAAAAGCGAACCTTTGCGAAATGAAACGATCGTGGAAACATATTACGATTGTCGATAGCAAATTAATAGAAGCGCTTGTGAAGGCGGGAACGACCTGTGAGCATGCCTGGAGAGAAGCACGTAAGAATAATGATTTTGAAACCTACCGCCCGCTTCAACAAAAAGTACTAGATCTCGTGCGAGAGGTTGCTAAAGTAAAAGGTGCCGCCTTTGGTTGTTCTCCCTATGAGGCGTTGATTGATCAGTATGACCCCGGTATGAAAGAAAAGACGCTCAGTGGGATCTTTGAATCATTAGAAGCATTCCTTCCTGAGTTTGTGCAGTCGGTACTGGAGCATCAATCAAAAAATCATAAAGTGACTGCATTTAAAGAAAAAGTCAGTGTGGAAAAGCAAAAAGCCCTAGCTGAATTCCTTTTGGATAAGCTGGGATTTGATCGCCAGCACGGGCGTTTTGATACCAGCACCCATCCGTTTTGTGGTGGTGTTCCAGGTGATGTGAGGATTACGTCACGTTACGATGAAGAAAATCCCCTATCATCCATGTATGGAGTGATTCATGAAAATGGCCATGCGCTCTATGAAAGCGGCCTTCCCTGTGAATGGCGCAGCCAGCCTGTAGGAAAAGCGCGGGGTATGGGGGTTCATGAAAGCCAATCATTATTATGGGAAATGCAAATAGGCATGAGCCATCCTTTTATGGAATTTGCCGTTCCGCATATGAAACAGATATATGGAAGCACCAGCAGAGCCCTTTCGGCATCCAATATCTATAGAACAGTGACCAAGGTTGAGCCTTCGCTCATTCGTGTCGACGCCGATGAGGTGACGTATCCGGGACATATTTTGCTGCGTTATCACCTTGAGCAATATATGATTAAGGGCGATTTAAACATTGATGAGCTTCCAGACGCCTGGGAACAGGGGATGCTCAAATACCTTAATATCAAAGTGCCTGACAATAAAGACGGCTGCATGCAGGATATCCACTGGACGGATGGAACGTTTGGCTATTTCCCAAGCTATACCATTGGTGCGATATTAGCGGCGCAAATTTTCCAAACCGTTGAACAGGCCATTCCTGATTTGTCTGAACAGACTCGCCAAGGCGAATTTTCGTCACTCAGAAAATGGCTGCAAGAGCATCTTCATGGGCTTGGATCACGTTATACAACCAATACTCTGATTGAAAAAGTAACGGGCAAGCCACTTGATATTGAGTGCTATAAAAATCACCTGCGCAAGCGTTACCTGGCCTAA
- a CDS encoding threonine synthase has product MQYVSTRGKSKPLDFEGVLLAGLADDGGLYIPSSLPFYSPEQIAALAPLSYNDLCYELIRPFIGHSIPEDDLRTIIEDAYKTFRHHLITPLTQIGHHEWVLELFHGPTLAFKDVALQLLGRLLDYVLKKRGEEVVILGATSGDTGSAAIEGCQHCTQAKIYILHPYQKVSPVQRRQMTTITGPNVHNIAIEGTFDDCQAMVKQLFLNQSFLGDKSLVAINSINWARIMAQTVYYFYSALALGAPFVSMGYSVPTGNFGDVYAGSIARRMGLPIHQLVVATNVNDILYRFFEMNDYSRQTLKHTLTPSMDIQVSSNFERLLFDIHDRNPDAVRHLMDVFAENGTLRVEPNRLAEAKAQFDAWTVSESEVLQTMRDVYHDMGLVLDPHTAVGVASARHCRRDPVSPMITLATAHPIKFAEAVKMGSLPVSPLPDFLSDLMEREERYTVLPNSIDAVKSFIASSHHR; this is encoded by the coding sequence ATGCAATATGTAAGTACCCGCGGCAAATCAAAGCCACTTGATTTTGAAGGAGTGTTATTGGCTGGTTTGGCCGATGATGGAGGTCTTTATATTCCATCATCACTTCCTTTTTATTCCCCAGAACAAATCGCTGCATTGGCACCCTTGTCGTATAATGACTTATGTTATGAACTCATTCGTCCGTTTATCGGTCATTCTATTCCCGAAGATGATTTGAGAACCATTATCGAAGATGCCTATAAAACATTTCGTCATCATCTGATTACGCCACTTACCCAGATTGGGCATCATGAATGGGTGCTCGAATTATTTCATGGTCCAACGCTTGCGTTTAAAGATGTTGCTTTGCAGTTGCTGGGTAGATTGCTTGATTATGTGCTTAAAAAAAGAGGAGAGGAAGTTGTTATTTTGGGGGCAACCTCAGGAGATACGGGTTCAGCTGCTATTGAGGGCTGTCAGCACTGTACGCAGGCTAAAATTTATATATTGCATCCGTATCAAAAAGTATCGCCGGTTCAGCGTCGGCAAATGACGACCATTACGGGGCCTAATGTACACAATATTGCCATAGAGGGCACCTTTGACGATTGTCAGGCTATGGTGAAACAATTATTCCTCAACCAATCGTTCCTAGGTGATAAATCGCTCGTGGCGATTAACTCGATCAACTGGGCGAGGATCATGGCGCAAACCGTCTATTATTTTTATTCAGCGCTTGCACTGGGTGCGCCTTTTGTATCGATGGGTTATTCGGTGCCTACTGGTAATTTTGGGGACGTTTATGCCGGTTCGATTGCACGTCGCATGGGATTGCCAATTCATCAATTAGTGGTGGCGACCAACGTTAATGATATTTTGTACCGCTTTTTTGAGATGAATGATTACAGCCGTCAAACGTTGAAACATACGCTTACCCCAAGTATGGATATTCAGGTTTCTAGTAATTTTGAACGGTTATTGTTTGATATTCATGATCGCAATCCTGATGCTGTGCGTCACTTAATGGATGTGTTTGCCGAAAACGGAACATTACGGGTCGAGCCCAACCGTTTAGCGGAAGCAAAAGCACAATTTGATGCGTGGACTGTTTCAGAAAGCGAAGTGCTGCAAACGATGCGTGATGTCTATCATGACATGGGGCTGGTGCTTGATCCACATACGGCTGTTGGTGTTGCGTCTGCGCGTCATTGCCGCCGCGATCCGGTGAGTCCAATGATTACACTGGCAACGGCCCATCCAATCAAATTCGCTGAAGCGGTAAAAATGGGTTCATTGCCTGTTAGCCCACTGCCGGATTTCTTGAGTGATTTGATGGAACGTGAGGAGCGCTATACTGTTTTACCTAATTCCATTGATGCAGTGAAATCGTTTATTGCATCGTCGCATCATCGTTAA
- a CDS encoding sulfotransferase encodes MSIDFLGIGAQKAGTTWVHHHLSLHPQIRFPGGKEIHYWDKQFPHRYDDYLSLFPDHPPILKFGEITPAYAILPAEIVTNIHNTAPLAKVFFITRNPIERAWSSALMALERSEMRVEEASDQWFIDHFHSQGSRLRGNYQRTIDLWTRHYPAEQFLLLSFDEMVGSPELFLKKLCAFLDVDTDFFEQHPQRIERNKIFANTAYPLRPTLRPVLETLYPHTR; translated from the coding sequence ATGTCAATCGATTTTCTAGGTATTGGCGCACAAAAAGCAGGAACCACATGGGTTCATCATCATCTATCCCTTCACCCACAGATCCGTTTTCCCGGAGGTAAAGAAATCCATTATTGGGATAAACAATTTCCGCATCGCTATGACGATTATCTCTCCTTATTTCCCGATCATCCCCCGATTTTGAAATTTGGAGAAATAACCCCTGCCTATGCCATATTACCGGCGGAAATCGTGACAAACATTCACAACACCGCCCCCCTGGCAAAAGTCTTTTTTATCACCCGCAATCCAATTGAGCGAGCCTGGTCTTCGGCCTTAATGGCACTAGAGCGCAGCGAGATGAGGGTTGAAGAAGCGTCCGATCAATGGTTTATAGATCATTTCCACTCTCAAGGCTCACGTCTTCGCGGCAATTATCAGCGTACCATTGATCTGTGGACTCGACATTATCCCGCCGAACAATTCCTATTATTATCCTTCGATGAAATGGTAGGATCCCCGGAATTATTCCTTAAGAAACTATGTGCCTTCTTAGATGTTGATACTGATTTTTTTGAACAGCATCCCCAACGTATCGAGCGCAACAAAATTTTTGCCAATACCGCCTATCCACTAAGGCCAACGTTGCGTCCAGTATTGGAAACATTATACCCTCACACACGATAG
- a CDS encoding ABC transporter ATP-binding protein, with protein MSYKFPPSDADEVLTLDDITKTYFLFAHPTDRIKQWLFGPSKTYYEAIKALHSTTFSVKRGETVAIIGKNGSGKSTLLQIIAGTLPPTSGTLKLNGKIAALLELGSGFNPEFTGIENIHINAAILGLTKPEIEGKLDSIIQFSGIGDAIYHPVKTYSSGMFVRLAYAVTTATNPDILIVDEALAVGDERFQRKCFAHMEDFRSRGGTILFVSHSMPTVLELCNRAILIDQGEILLDASPKQVVSLYHKLLFAPTEHQLKIREAIRSQTAVSADTNFSLLAQQPIGETVLESHFDPSLIPETTISYQSSGAEILNVSITDMDGKPVNMLLPRHPYKVDYVVRFDHVAPGLMCGMMIKTKSGVHIGGKSTLIPTDICHTLVAGSHLNVSFTFTCLLAPDIYFLNCGCSGTIGQESTFLHRIVDAAAFKVLPEIDISPSGIVDFLIEPSFTLAS; from the coding sequence ATGTCCTATAAATTTCCTCCCAGCGATGCTGATGAAGTGCTTACCCTCGATGACATTACCAAAACCTATTTTCTATTTGCCCACCCAACCGACCGCATTAAGCAGTGGCTATTTGGTCCATCTAAAACCTATTACGAAGCCATTAAGGCGCTTCACTCCACGACCTTTTCCGTAAAAAGAGGAGAGACCGTTGCCATTATCGGCAAGAATGGCTCTGGAAAATCAACCCTACTGCAAATCATTGCCGGCACACTGCCCCCCACTTCAGGCACCCTTAAACTAAACGGGAAAATTGCCGCACTGCTTGAACTAGGATCAGGTTTTAATCCTGAATTTACTGGCATTGAAAATATTCATATTAACGCGGCCATCTTGGGATTAACCAAACCAGAAATTGAAGGAAAACTGGATTCCATCATACAATTCTCCGGCATTGGCGATGCGATTTACCACCCAGTTAAAACTTATTCAAGTGGAATGTTCGTGCGTCTGGCGTACGCAGTTACCACAGCAACCAATCCTGATATTTTAATTGTCGATGAAGCCCTGGCCGTAGGCGATGAACGTTTCCAACGTAAATGCTTTGCGCATATGGAAGATTTTCGCAGCCGTGGTGGCACGATTCTTTTTGTCTCGCATTCCATGCCTACCGTTTTAGAATTATGTAACCGTGCTATTTTAATTGATCAGGGCGAAATATTATTAGATGCCTCCCCCAAGCAGGTGGTTTCCCTTTATCATAAATTGCTGTTTGCTCCCACCGAGCATCAACTTAAAATTCGCGAGGCGATTCGTTCGCAAACCGCCGTTAGTGCCGACACTAATTTTTCCTTATTGGCCCAACAGCCCATCGGTGAAACCGTACTTGAATCTCATTTTGATCCGAGTTTGATTCCCGAAACGACTATTTCGTATCAATCCAGCGGTGCGGAAATTCTTAACGTCAGCATTACGGACATGGATGGTAAGCCCGTCAACATGCTCCTACCCCGCCATCCGTATAAAGTTGATTATGTGGTACGGTTTGACCATGTGGCTCCTGGTCTTATGTGTGGCATGATGATCAAGACTAAAAGCGGCGTTCATATTGGCGGCAAATCGACATTAATTCCTACGGATATCTGCCATACACTGGTTGCTGGCTCTCATCTCAATGTCTCATTTACCTTTACCTGCCTGCTGGCTCCCGATATTTATTTCCTCAATTGCGGATGCTCCGGAACGATTGGCCAGGAAAGCACCTTCCTTCATCGTATCGTTGACGCCGCGGCCTTTAAAGTACTCCCCGAAATCGACATTTCTCCCAGTGGAATTGTTGATTTCTTGATTGAACCTTCGTTTACACTGGCTTCTTAA
- a CDS encoding ABC transporter permease, translating to MFRSLVELSRIWSRHRHLLLMLANRQFLVRYRGSFLGIFWTLLNPLLLLLVYGFVFTYLFPPRWNVASQQQIPFAVILFAGIMVHQYMADCLVRAPGSILEQTSFVKKIVFPLELLVPSYVLSNLTVFMIQWLLLLVATAATSHQVHIASIIWLPFVFIPFTFMIIGISWILAAIGVYIRDISHMMNLVMMVLLFISPVFYPLDVFPEPFKHFLYLNPQTFPIEQLRNLMIFGTTPNWSGMVIYAGCSIVILCVGFMFFRLMKRGFADVL from the coding sequence ATGTTTCGTTCCCTTGTGGAATTATCTCGTATATGGTCGCGTCACCGCCACCTCCTGCTCATGCTGGCTAACCGGCAATTTTTGGTTCGCTATCGCGGCTCTTTTCTGGGCATTTTCTGGACGCTCCTGAACCCGTTATTGTTGCTTTTAGTTTATGGATTTGTTTTCACCTATCTTTTTCCACCCCGGTGGAATGTCGCATCACAACAGCAAATTCCGTTCGCCGTTATTTTGTTTGCTGGCATTATGGTTCATCAATATATGGCCGATTGTTTGGTACGTGCCCCCGGCTCTATCCTTGAACAAACCAGCTTTGTCAAAAAGATCGTGTTTCCCCTGGAGTTACTGGTTCCCAGTTATGTCCTATCCAATCTTACCGTGTTTATGATTCAGTGGCTGTTACTGTTGGTAGCAACGGCGGCCACGTCGCATCAAGTCCATATCGCGTCGATTATCTGGCTGCCTTTTGTTTTTATTCCGTTTACATTCATGATCATTGGCATAAGCTGGATACTTGCCGCCATCGGCGTTTATATACGCGACATCTCCCATATGATGAACCTGGTGATGATGGTGCTGTTGTTTATCAGCCCCGTTTTTTACCCCCTCGATGTTTTTCCAGAGCCGTTTAAACATTTTCTGTATCTGAATCCGCAAACGTTTCCCATTGAACAATTAAGGAATTTAATGATTTTTGGCACAACACCGAATTGGTCTGGCATGGTTATTTATGCCGGCTGTAGCATCGTTATTTTATGCGTTGGATTTATGTTTTTCCGCCTGATGAAGAGGGGGTTTGCCGATGTCCTATAA
- the tkt gene encoding transketolase, translated as MTLSPASLSETSTQTPITHQDMANAIRFLAIDAVEKANSGHPGMPMGMADVATVLFQHFIKFDPKDSNWPDRDRLILSAGHGSMLLYALLHLTGYEDVTLDELKRFRQLGSKTPGHPEYGYTPGVETTTGPLGQGLANAVGMALAERILASRFGKELVDHRTYVIVGDGCLMEGISHEAISLAGHLQLNKLIVLFDDNGITIDGPTNLSVSDDQLGRFKASGWNVVAIDGHNPQAIHDAIKQAKSSDKPSLIACKTTIAYGAPTKAGKSSSHGSPLGKDEISGTRKNLTWDHEPFHVPEDVLSAWREIGKSHQREHEAWQHRLNQSSHKREFKEALDGTLPANLSQIVQDIKQHFIDTKCGIATRASSGETLEVLTKHIHEMIGGSADLTGSNNTLTKELKAIKPHDFSGRYMYYGVREHAMAAAMNGMALHKGIIPYSGTFLVFTDYCRPAIRLSALMKQRVVYVMTHDSIGLGEDGPTHQPVEHLASLRAIPNLLVLRPCDAVEVAECWEIALRNTTGPSILALTRQGLPLQRHDSEENKSAKGAYILSESPQDIPLQVTIFATGSEIQIAMKAKQDLEQQHIGVRVVSMVSTELFDKQPMEYQVSILCTKTVKVAIEAAVRYGWDKYIGPHGIFVGMESFGESAPAGDLYKYFRITAEEVVTQVTEALNRK; from the coding sequence ATGACATTATCGCCAGCATCCTTATCTGAGACTTCTACCCAAACCCCGATCACCCATCAAGACATGGCTAATGCTATACGTTTTTTAGCGATTGATGCCGTTGAAAAAGCCAATTCAGGACATCCTGGAATGCCGATGGGAATGGCGGACGTGGCCACTGTGTTGTTTCAGCATTTTATCAAATTTGATCCTAAAGATTCGAATTGGCCAGATCGTGACCGCCTGATTTTATCGGCAGGACATGGATCGATGTTGCTTTATGCGTTGCTGCATTTAACCGGCTACGAAGACGTAACTTTGGACGAATTAAAGCGTTTCCGTCAGTTGGGTTCAAAAACTCCCGGTCACCCTGAATATGGTTATACCCCCGGTGTTGAAACCACCACCGGCCCTCTTGGGCAGGGGCTTGCTAATGCGGTGGGGATGGCGCTTGCTGAACGTATCCTTGCCAGCCGTTTTGGCAAGGAACTAGTTGATCATCGTACCTATGTGATTGTGGGTGATGGCTGTTTAATGGAAGGCATCAGTCATGAAGCTATATCATTGGCTGGCCATCTTCAGTTGAATAAGCTCATTGTGTTATTTGATGATAATGGTATCACCATTGATGGGCCAACTAATTTATCGGTATCAGATGACCAGTTAGGTCGCTTTAAAGCCAGTGGATGGAATGTCGTGGCAATCGATGGGCATAATCCGCAAGCAATTCATGATGCAATTAAACAAGCTAAATCAAGTGATAAACCATCACTGATTGCCTGCAAAACCACCATTGCTTATGGTGCGCCTACCAAGGCCGGCAAGAGCTCCTCGCATGGTAGCCCATTAGGTAAAGACGAAATTTCAGGCACTCGAAAAAATTTGACGTGGGACCATGAACCCTTCCATGTACCAGAGGATGTTTTAAGTGCATGGCGTGAAATTGGCAAAAGCCACCAGCGCGAACATGAAGCCTGGCAGCATCGTTTAAATCAATCATCGCATAAGCGGGAATTTAAAGAGGCGCTTGACGGTACATTGCCAGCTAATTTATCGCAAATCGTCCAGGATATAAAACAACATTTCATTGATACAAAATGTGGGATAGCAACGCGGGCATCTTCTGGGGAAACACTTGAGGTGTTGACGAAACATATCCACGAAATGATTGGCGGATCGGCTGATTTAACCGGCTCCAACAATACGTTGACCAAAGAGTTAAAAGCAATTAAGCCTCACGATTTTTCCGGACGCTATATGTATTACGGCGTCCGTGAGCATGCTATGGCTGCTGCGATGAATGGCATGGCGCTACATAAGGGGATTATTCCTTACAGTGGAACCTTCCTGGTATTTACCGATTATTGCCGCCCGGCTATCCGTTTATCTGCTTTAATGAAGCAACGAGTCGTCTATGTGATGACCCATGATTCTATTGGTCTGGGTGAGGATGGTCCTACGCACCAACCGGTTGAGCATCTGGCATCGCTTCGGGCGATTCCTAATCTGTTAGTGTTGCGCCCGTGTGATGCGGTTGAAGTGGCAGAGTGTTGGGAAATTGCCTTACGCAATACAACAGGCCCATCTATTTTGGCACTAACGCGTCAGGGATTGCCATTGCAACGTCATGACAGCGAAGAAAACAAATCGGCAAAAGGTGCTTATATCCTCAGTGAATCGCCTCAAGACATCCCATTGCAGGTAACTATTTTTGCTACTGGATCAGAAATACAGATTGCCATGAAAGCAAAGCAGGATCTTGAGCAACAGCATATTGGTGTAAGGGTGGTATCCATGGTATCAACCGAGTTATTTGATAAACAGCCTATGGAATATCAAGTTTCTATCCTTTGCACTAAAACGGTGAAGGTTGCTATCGAGGCCGCTGTCCGTTATGGATGGGACAAATACATTGGCCCACACGGAATTTTTGTGGGTATGGAAAGTTTTGGTGAATCTGCTCCAGCAGGGGATCTGTATAAATATTTCCGGATTACCGCCGAAGAAGTGGTGACTCAGGTAACAGAAGCTTTAAACAGAAAATAA
- the gap gene encoding type I glyceraldehyde-3-phosphate dehydrogenase produces the protein MTVRVAINGFGRIGRCVVRALVESGRNDIHIVAVNGSGPIEMMAHLLKHDSVHGAFPAVEVVNESTLRVAGQEIKVIMERDPAKLPWLALNIDVVMECTGKFTKSEEAGKHLAAGARKVLISAPADGAEATVVYGVNNHVIHPELKIMSIGSCTTNALAPVAQTLQKAVGIDVGFMTTIHSYTGDQNVVDGSHRDLRRARACAMSMVPTSTGAAKAIGLVIPELAGKLNGTSIRVPTPNVSLIDFTFTARQDTDKETLVKAFETAAESELKGVLAVCHEPLVSIDFNHNTHSAIVDAKETHVVQKRFCRVAAWYDNEWGFSHRMLDVAALIGKR, from the coding sequence ATGACGGTGCGAGTTGCGATTAATGGATTTGGCAGAATTGGTCGTTGCGTGGTAAGGGCGTTGGTTGAATCGGGCCGTAACGATATCCACATTGTGGCGGTAAACGGAAGTGGCCCTATTGAAATGATGGCGCATTTACTTAAACATGATTCGGTGCATGGTGCGTTTCCTGCAGTAGAGGTGGTGAATGAATCAACCTTGCGCGTCGCTGGCCAGGAAATAAAAGTGATTATGGAGCGAGATCCGGCGAAATTACCGTGGCTGGCCCTTAATATTGACGTGGTGATGGAATGCACCGGTAAATTTACTAAATCGGAAGAAGCAGGTAAGCATTTGGCGGCAGGTGCTCGTAAAGTGTTGATTTCGGCTCCGGCTGATGGCGCTGAGGCAACCGTTGTCTATGGGGTCAATAATCATGTGATCCATCCAGAATTAAAAATTATGTCTATCGGTTCTTGTACAACCAATGCGTTGGCTCCTGTTGCTCAAACCTTGCAAAAGGCAGTAGGGATAGACGTTGGTTTCATGACAACTATTCATTCTTACACAGGTGATCAGAATGTTGTTGATGGCTCGCATCGTGATTTACGCCGTGCTCGTGCGTGCGCCATGTCGATGGTGCCAACATCCACAGGTGCTGCCAAAGCTATTGGTCTTGTCATTCCAGAATTGGCGGGCAAATTAAATGGTACCTCTATTCGTGTGCCGACACCCAATGTGTCGTTAATTGATTTCACGTTTACGGCAAGGCAGGATACGGATAAAGAGACCTTAGTAAAGGCATTTGAAACAGCAGCAGAAAGCGAACTGAAAGGTGTATTGGCAGTATGTCACGAGCCGTTGGTTTCAATTGATTTTAATCATAATACCCATAGTGCGATTGTCGATGCAAAAGAAACACATGTTGTGCAAAAACGTTTTTGCCGGGTGGCTGCTTGGTATGACAATGAATGGGGTTTTTCGCATCGTATGCTTGATGTGGCAGCATTGATCGGAAAAAGGTAA
- a CDS encoding phosphoglycerate kinase, translating into MAKSLRTVDQLDVRGKRVLCRVDLNVPMKNSRIEDLTRVKKLIPTLEYLIHKKAKVIVLSHFGRPDGEFVRDCSLAPLADALSASLGGKTVNFAVDCIGPATEEAVAKLKDGEVLLLENLRFHKGETANSPAFVEKLARLGDLYVDDAFSCSHRKHASIVGLAKALPSAAGLLLQEEIENLEKILQKDSKPILAIVGGSKVSTKLELLENLMDKVDAIMVGGAMANTFLLAKGIKVEKSLVEKDLLATAQIILEKAKTKHCRFILPEDVIVAKELVHKATCRVVSAEKIPAGTMILDIGPKTVATISDVIAASKFVVWNGPLGAFEIQPFDVGTSAVARIVAQRTAEKQLVSVAGGGDIVSALSLAGLKDEFSYISTAGGAFLEWLEGKELPGVAVLRA; encoded by the coding sequence ATGGCTAAATCGTTGCGTACCGTAGACCAGCTTGATGTTCGGGGTAAGCGTGTGCTGTGCCGGGTCGATTTAAACGTGCCCATGAAAAACAGCCGCATAGAAGACTTAACCCGGGTTAAAAAACTCATTCCGACGTTAGAATACCTCATTCATAAAAAGGCTAAGGTAATCGTGTTGTCGCATTTTGGTAGGCCTGATGGTGAATTTGTCCGGGATTGCTCGTTGGCTCCCTTAGCGGATGCCTTAAGTGCAAGCCTTGGTGGAAAAACGGTGAATTTTGCGGTTGATTGCATCGGGCCAGCAACAGAAGAAGCTGTGGCTAAACTCAAAGATGGCGAAGTATTGTTGCTAGAAAATTTGCGTTTTCATAAAGGCGAGACGGCCAACAGTCCAGCCTTTGTTGAAAAACTGGCTCGCTTAGGTGATTTGTATGTGGATGATGCGTTTTCATGCTCGCATCGCAAACACGCGTCTATCGTGGGTTTGGCAAAAGCATTGCCTTCGGCCGCCGGATTATTATTGCAGGAAGAAATTGAAAATCTTGAAAAAATCCTGCAAAAAGATTCAAAGCCCATTTTAGCAATTGTCGGTGGTTCTAAAGTTTCGACCAAACTGGAATTACTTGAAAATTTGATGGATAAAGTCGATGCAATTATGGTCGGTGGGGCCATGGCCAATACCTTTTTGTTAGCTAAAGGGATAAAAGTTGAAAAATCATTGGTCGAAAAAGATTTGCTAGCAACAGCCCAAATTATTTTAGAAAAAGCTAAAACCAAACATTGCCGATTTATATTGCCTGAAGATGTGATTGTGGCCAAAGAATTAGTCCATAAAGCGACGTGCCGAGTGGTATCAGCAGAAAAAATTCCAGCAGGGACGATGATTTTAGATATTGGCCCTAAAACGGTTGCCACGATCAGTGATGTTATCGCGGCCTCAAAATTTGTGGTATGGAACGGGCCACTTGGTGCGTTTGAAATACAGCCTTTTGATGTGGGCACTTCTGCTGTTGCACGTATTGTTGCACAGCGCACGGCTGAAAAACAACTTGTATCGGTTGCGGGTGGGGGCGATATTGTGTCTGCATTATCTCTCGCTGGCCTTAAAGATGAATTCAGCTATATTTCAACGGCAGGTGGGGCTTTCCTTGAATGGCTTGAGGGCAAAGAATTACCCGGTGTTGCAGTGCTAAGAGCCTAA